From Sporocytophaga myxococcoides, one genomic window encodes:
- a CDS encoding imelysin family protein, which yields MKNTNLLTAKILILSVLIFFSCSKDKDNTDNNVDGFDRSTMLTFIADDIILPSYAGFKIKLDEMTEKSKDFTTNPTSANLIAFRQAWVDAYTEWQKVELFDVGPAERHTLRNFFNIYPTTINTTTTINGTNNGITENIASGNANLNLPANYTAQGFPALDYLLNGIGEGDDAILTEYTTAADANAKLAYVNKIVDQMNSKFNQTYNEWNAGYREHFVSKTSLDIYSSTSLLINGFVFNYERYIRSGKIGIPSGAMSSNPTAYPSDVEAFYKKDLSRTLAITAHQASVDFFNGKSVKTGEEGNSIKTYLNAIEAKDLKSGKPLTDTLNGQFIAIATAMNGLNPDLETEVRTNNQAMIAVYSKLQTATRMLKVDMTSAMSITITYTDNDGD from the coding sequence ATGAAAAACACCAACCTTCTGACTGCCAAAATATTAATTCTTTCTGTACTAATATTTTTTTCATGCTCAAAAGATAAGGATAATACAGACAATAATGTAGATGGATTTGACAGAAGCACCATGCTTACTTTTATTGCGGATGATATTATTCTTCCTTCCTATGCCGGATTTAAAATTAAATTGGATGAAATGACGGAAAAGTCAAAGGACTTTACTACCAATCCGACTTCCGCTAATTTAATCGCCTTTCGACAGGCCTGGGTTGATGCTTATACAGAATGGCAAAAAGTGGAACTGTTTGATGTCGGACCTGCAGAAAGACATACATTGAGAAACTTTTTCAATATCTATCCTACAACAATTAACACCACAACCACTATTAATGGGACCAATAACGGGATCACTGAAAATATTGCCAGCGGCAATGCAAATTTAAATTTACCTGCAAACTACACAGCTCAGGGTTTCCCTGCATTGGACTATCTTTTGAATGGTATCGGTGAAGGTGATGACGCCATCCTGACTGAATATACAACCGCTGCTGATGCCAATGCAAAACTGGCCTATGTAAATAAGATAGTGGATCAAATGAATTCTAAATTCAATCAGACCTACAATGAATGGAATGCCGGATACAGAGAACACTTTGTCTCTAAAACTTCTCTGGACATATACTCTTCCACTTCTCTATTGATTAATGGCTTTGTCTTCAACTATGAAAGATATATCAGATCAGGGAAAATCGGAATTCCTTCCGGGGCGATGTCAAGCAACCCAACCGCCTATCCAAGTGATGTAGAAGCTTTTTATAAAAAAGACTTATCCCGTACACTTGCTATTACCGCTCATCAGGCATCTGTTGATTTCTTTAATGGTAAAAGTGTAAAAACCGGTGAAGAAGGTAATTCTATAAAGACTTACCTGAATGCGATCGAAGCAAAAGACCTTAAATCAGGTAAGCCTCTGACGGATACGTTAAACGGACAATTTATAGCTATAGCAACAGCTATGAATGGTTTAAATCCTGATCTGGAAACAGAAGTAAGAACAAACAATCAGGCAATGATCGCTGTCTATAGTAAATTGCAGACAGCTACGCGAATGCTGAAAGTAGACATGACTTCTGCTATGAGCATTACCATCACCTATACAGA